In Prunus dulcis chromosome 1, ALMONDv2, whole genome shotgun sequence, the following are encoded in one genomic region:
- the LOC117614749 gene encoding signal peptidase complex-like protein DTM1: protein MPISSFPTLVLSHPSSSPTSTLSFLSSHPMANDAVFRASLVWLAAVIVVVGVCTQSFKKMMYTYVVGVLGISGLLLPDWGYFDRDFSRWTSPVSAEERASEVAQRSGLIRRFRKIPMRLVAYATAYGFALHKWWMFISS from the exons ATGCCCATTTCTTCCTTCCCCACACTAGTACTCTCTCACCCATCTTCATCCCCTACTTCAACTTTATCATTTTTATCAAGCCACCCCATGGCAAATGATGCCGTTTTCAGGGCCTCTCTTGTTTGGTTGGCTGCAGTTATAGTGGTAGTTGGAGTATGCACACAGTCTTTCAAGAAGATGATGTACACTTACGTGGTTGGTGTGCTGGGTATTTCTGGGTTGCTCTTGCCCGATTGGGGTTACTTTGACCGAGACTTTTCGCGGTGGACGTCTCCGGTTTCAGCCGAGGAAAGAGCCTCTGAAGTTGCTCAAAGATCTGGGTTAATTAGAAG ATTTAGAAAAATTCCTATGAGATTGGTTGCTTATGCCACAGCTTATGGGTTTGCTCTACACAAGTGGTGGATGTTCATATCAAGCTAA
- the LOC117633438 gene encoding transcription factor MYB93: MGRSPCCDESGLKKGPWTPEEDQKLVQYIEEHGHGSWRALPKLAGLNRCGKSCRLRWTNYLRPDIKRGKFTEEEEQTILHLHSILGNKWSAIATHLDGRTDNEIKNFWNTHLKKKLIQMGFDPMTHQPRTDLFSGLSQLLALANLQDLMQQYQPLDIDQHAATLQADQAAQLAKLQYMQHLLQSVAYISSGENYSQNRNTADTDMEAFNLLNSLVPSIKENPILNSSQLENPSSFSLGYGGTSQPPHHQSLLPHDPQVPFSSLPSLNSNHEMGSNYTMVSQEDNPPHDHDDSPWFDNLMSPAPNSIPPTMTGMSISNQGGDVCCSTSSYGGRSSGSSSYWPELFLEDANYA; encoded by the exons ATGGGGAGATCTCCTTGTTGTGATGAAAGTGGCCTCAAGAAAGGACCCTGGACTCCAGAAGAGGATCAAAAGCTTGTGCAGTACATTGAAGAACATGGCCATGGAAGTTGGAGAGCTCTTCCAAAGCTTGCAG GTCTCAATAGATGTGGCAAGAGTTGTAGGTTAAGATGGACAAATTACTTGAGACCTGATATCAAAAGAGGCAAATTTACTGAAGAAGAGGAGCAAACAATTCTACATCTCCATTCTATCCTTGGAAACAA ATGGTCAGCAATTGCAACACACCTAGATGGCCGAACTGACAATGAAATCAAGAATTTCTGGAACACCcatttgaagaaaaagctgATCCAAATGGGTTTTGATCCAATGACCCATCAACCAAGAACCGATCTCTTTTCCGGTTTGTCTCAGCTTCTGGCCCTGGCAAACCTGCAGGACCTCATGCAGCAATATCAGCCGTTAGATATTGATCAACATGCTGCAACATTACAAGCAGATCAAGCTGCTCAGTTGGCCAAGCTTCAATACATGCAGCATTTGCTCCAATCTGTAGCCTATATAAGCAGTGGTGAGAATTATAGCCAGAACAGAAATACAGCTGATACAGACATGGAGGCTTTCAATTTGTTGAACTCACTTGTTCCTTCTATcaaagaaaacccaattttAAATTCATCCCAGCTTGAAAATCCAAGCTCATTTTCTCTTGGATATGGTGGAACTTCTCAACCACCCCACCATCAAAGCCTACTGCCTCATGACCCACAAGTCCCTTTCAGTTCTCTACCATCTTTGAATAGTAATCATGAAATGGGCTCCAACTATACAATGGTCAGCCAAGAAGATAACCCACCTCATGATCATGATGACTCTCCATGGTTTGATAATCTTATGTCTCCTGCTCCTAATTCTATTCCTCCAACTATGACCGGGATGTCGATTAGCAACCAGGGAGGAGATGTCTGCTGCAGCACTTCAAGCTATGGAGGTAGAAGTAGTGGTTCTTCTTCCTACTGGCCTGAACTCTTTCTTGAGGACGCCAATTATGCTTGA
- the LOC117633414 gene encoding mediator of RNA polymerase II transcription subunit 18 isoform X1, with amino-acid sequence MECVVQGIIETQHVEALEILLQGLCGVHRERLRVHEICLKSGPNLGAVASEVRLICNLEQTEPTWTVRHIGGAMRGAGAEQISVLVRTMVESKASKNVLRLFYALGYKLDHELLRVGFAFHFQRGTQITVTVASVNKMLQLHATDEAVPVTPGIQLVEVTAPATSENYTEVVAAVSSFCEYLAPLLHLSKPGISTGVVPTAAAAAASLMSDGGGEELSS; translated from the exons CATGTTGAGGCCCTTGAGATTCTTCTTCAGGGTCTTTGTGGTGTTCACAGAGAACGTTTGAGGGTCCATGAGATATGTCTTAAAAGTGGCCCGAACCTTG GGGCTGTAGCTTCAGAGGTTCGACTTATATGCAATCTTGAGCAAACTGAACCAACGTG GACCGTAAGGCATATAGGAGGTGCAATGAGAGGTGCAGGTGCTGAGCAAATTTCAGTTCTAGTAAGAACCATGGTCGAAAGCAAAGCAAGCAAGAATGTGCTTCGCTTATTTTATGCACTTGGCTACAAGTTGGACCATGAGCTTCTGAGGGTGGGATTTGCCTTCCATTTCCAGAGGGGCACACAGATCACTGTGACTGTGGCATCAGTTAATAAGATGCTACAACTGCATGCCACAGATGAGGCTGTCCCTGTAACTCCCGGGATACAGTTGGTAGAAGTGACAGCCCCGGCTACATCTGAAAACTATACTGAAGTTGTAGCTGCAGTATCATCTTTTTGTGAATATCTTGCAcc GCTCCTGCATTTGTCAAAACCGGGCATTTCAACTGGGGTTGTTCCTACTGCTGCTGCGGCTGCTGCATCTCTTATGTCAGATGGTGGGG GTGAAGAGTTGAGTTCCTAG
- the LOC117633414 gene encoding mediator of RNA polymerase II transcription subunit 18 isoform X2, with amino-acid sequence MECVVQGIIETQHVEALEILLQGLCGVHRERLRVHEICLKSGPNLGAVASEVRLICNLEQTEPTWTVRHIGGAMRGAGAEQISVLVRTMVESKASKNVLRLFYALGYKLDHELLRVGFAFHFQRGTQITVTVASVNKMLQLHATDEAVPVTPGIQLVEVTAPATSENYTEVVAAVSSFCEYLAPLLHLSKPGISTGVVPTAAAAAASLMSDGGGTTL; translated from the exons CATGTTGAGGCCCTTGAGATTCTTCTTCAGGGTCTTTGTGGTGTTCACAGAGAACGTTTGAGGGTCCATGAGATATGTCTTAAAAGTGGCCCGAACCTTG GGGCTGTAGCTTCAGAGGTTCGACTTATATGCAATCTTGAGCAAACTGAACCAACGTG GACCGTAAGGCATATAGGAGGTGCAATGAGAGGTGCAGGTGCTGAGCAAATTTCAGTTCTAGTAAGAACCATGGTCGAAAGCAAAGCAAGCAAGAATGTGCTTCGCTTATTTTATGCACTTGGCTACAAGTTGGACCATGAGCTTCTGAGGGTGGGATTTGCCTTCCATTTCCAGAGGGGCACACAGATCACTGTGACTGTGGCATCAGTTAATAAGATGCTACAACTGCATGCCACAGATGAGGCTGTCCCTGTAACTCCCGGGATACAGTTGGTAGAAGTGACAGCCCCGGCTACATCTGAAAACTATACTGAAGTTGTAGCTGCAGTATCATCTTTTTGTGAATATCTTGCAcc GCTCCTGCATTTGTCAAAACCGGGCATTTCAACTGGGGTTGTTCCTACTGCTGCTGCGGCTGCTGCATCTCTTATGTCAGATGGTGGGGGTACGACCTTATAG